The bacterium genomic interval GCATCCCCGGCAGTGGCCGCGGCTCCCGCAGTAGAGACAAAAACACTGACAGCCACAAAGTCCATCCCCGTGTTCTCACCTTTTGACGGTGACGCGCCGGTCGTCGAGCTGAACGTGAAAAAGGGCGATATCATCGTGAAGGGTCAGACTCTGGGAGCCGTGGAAGCGATGAAAGCCAATCATCACTTCAAGTCTCCCGTGGCGGGAGTCGTGGACGAGGTGTTCGTCAGAATCGGAGATGAAGTAGGCGCAGGCAAGCCGATCCTCTCCATCCGCGAGGGATAGGCAGGTACTTTCTTATGGAACTTCTTGGCGCGACGGGATTCGCTCACCTGAATTTCGGCAACGCGGTGATGCTGCTGATCGGCGGCGTGCTGATCTTTCTGGCCATTACGAAAGGATTCGAGCCTTACTTGCTCATTCCCATCGGTTTTGGCGCGCTGATGGCCAATCTGCCGCTGGGTCACATGGCCGCCGGGATGGGAGTAGAGGAAGGCTTGCTTCAGTTCGTGTACAAGCACGGAGTGAAAACGGAGTTCCTGCCGCCGGTGATTTTTCTGGGAGTGGGCGTGCTGACGGATTTCCGTCCGCTGCTGTCGAGGCCTTACACGTTTCTACTTGGCGCGGCGGCGCAACTCGGAATCTTCGTGGCCGCCCTGATTGCTTTCTACTGGGCGGGTTTCACGATCCAGGAGTCGGCCAGCATCGGCATCATCGGCGGTGCCGATGGGCCGACCTCGATCTTTCTGACGGTTCAACTGGCGCCGCATCTTCTGGGAGCCGTTGCCGTGGCGGCCTACAGCTACATGTCGCTGGTTCCCATCATTCAGCCGCCGATCATGCGGCTGTTGACCACCCGCAGCGAACGGGCCATTGCCATGCCGTTGGCCCGGCCGGTATCGCGGACGTCGGTAATCCTGTTTCCGATCGTAACCGGCGTGATCGCCATTCTAGGTGTTCCCAGCAGCGCGCCGCTGATCGGAATGCTGATGTTCGGGAATCTCCTGCGCGAATGCGGAGTGACCGAGCGGCTGCGCAAGACGGGCGGAACCTCGCTGGTGGACATCGTGACGATCTTTCTCGGACTGGCGGTGGGAGCGACCATGGCCGCCGAGAATTTCCTGCGTCTCGAAACGATCAAAATTCTCGTGCTGGGAGCGGTGGCCTTTGCTTTCTCGACGGCGGGCGGCGTCTTGTTCGGGAAGTTAATGAACGTCTTCGTGCGGCCGGAAAAGCGAATCAATCCCTGCATCGGCGCGGCGGGAGTCTCGGCGGTGCCGATGTCGGCGCGAGTCGTGCAGAAATTCGTCTCGGACTCGACCGACGGTAAGGTTAATCCGCTGATGGCCGCGATGGGACCCAACGTGGCGGGCGTGGTCGGCTCGGCCGTGGCGGCGGGCGTGTTCCTGCAACTTCTCAAGTGAATTCCGGCGGTGACTCCTCAGGCAAACCATGCCCCCACCCTCCGGGCGGGAGGACGAACCGCCCGTGACGACTTTCCCGTTTCGTCGTTCCCCCCTTTGAACAAGGGGGGAATCGAAGGGGGGTTGGAAGAAACGGCGAATGATGAAACAATCTTCTCCCGGCGGTGACTCTCCAGAGTCACCCCGATATATAAGGAGTGAAAGGAGTTCTCTTATGAGATGGTTTCTTGTGTCCGTGCTTGCCCTGGCGCTGTTGCTGCTGGCGGGATGCTGGGCGGTTTCCATATTCCCGCTCTATACGGATAAGGACTTGATCTGGGACAAGCAGCTTGTCGGAAGCTGGAGTACGTCCGATGGCAGCAACAGCATCTGGTCGTTCGCGCCATCGGATACGAATAGCTACGTTCTCACGGTTCGCGAGGAGAACGAACGCGACGCGCAGTTCGAAGCCCATCTGCTCCGTCTGAAGGATCATCTGTTCCTCGATCTGCTGCCCGCCCAAGGGGACTTCGCAAGCGATTTCTACACCGGCCACCTGTTGCCCGCCCATTCATTCTGGAGGGTGGACCTGAAAGACGACACTCTCCGGCTGGGGATGCTAAGCATGGACTGGCTGGAGGAAGCCATTGACAAGGGAACCGTCAGCATCCCCCATCTCGAACGCAATGATGGTTATGTGTTGACGGCTCCCACCCAAGAACTGCAGGCCTTTGTCCTCTCCCACCTCGAGGAGGCATTCAAGTGGGAAGACCCCCTCGTGCGTATCCCGTAGCACATAGCACAAACTGGATATCTCGGCCGGAAGGTAGTTTTCCTTCCGGCTTTGTTTTTATGGAAGTTGGTGGGTTAGGAAAGTCCAACCGTGGGATTGTTCCACTACTGTTTGTGAAATACTTGTACAACTATGGAAAACATTATGTTGGAACAAGACCCGTTATATCGAGTTTAAAAGGATGTGTGCCGATTAGTCACGGATCGAAACTACAGTGGAGGTATCATGAGGTCTCTCAGCCAATTCTTTCTCATCGTCGCGGCCACCGCGTTTGTGATCAGCCCGGTGTCGGCTCGTTCGTTCCGGGTCGCCCAAATCCCCAACGGTAGTGTTCTGAACTGCTCGGCCTGCCACGTGAATGCGGGCGGTGGCGGCACTCGAAACGCATTCGGTCAATTGGTGGAGCGGAGTTTCTTGGTCGGCGACAACGTACAGTGGAGTCCGCTGCTGGCCGGCTTGGACGCCGACGGCGACGGTGTTTCCAACGGAGTTGAGCTACGGGATCGCTTCGGCCAGTGGCAGACCGGGAATCCCAATCCAGGCAACGCGGCGCAGGTCACACATCCCGCTGATGCGGCCAGCAACCCGCTGCGCACGCTGACCGTGCAGTTCTCGAATATGGATCCGCATGTCGGACAGATGCTTGAATTGCGAATCGTGGACAAGTCCACCGGATTGGAAGCCGGGCGGGCGATGGTGTCAAGTATTTCGGGTGGGAGCTTCAACGTTGCCATACCGACCGCCGTGGACGGCCGGAGCTACTGGGTGGATTTCTTTGCGGACGTGAATAGAAACGGTTTCTACGATCCGCCGCCTACGGATCACGCCTGGCGAATCTCCGCCGACGTGAGCGGAGCGACGTCGGTCAGTTTCATGCACAATACCAACTTCACGGATATTCAGTGGGTCTATGCCGTGACTTTGAATGCGCAGGGTATGACCCCTCATCAAGGGCAGCTCTTCGAGCTGCGGGTGGTGGACAGCAACACGGGAATGGAGGTCGGCCGCAAGCGCGTGGAGATCGTTCCGGGAGCGAACTTCTCGGTCATGGTTCCCGGGATCATGCGGAACGGAAACTACGACGTGGACTTCTATGCCGACTTGAACCGTGACGACCGCTATAGCGGGACTCCCACCGACCACGCGTGGCGGCTGAGCTTCGCGAACACCACCGGTGACGTGACGCTTGACTTTTCGCACAACACGAGCTTCACCGACGTGATGTGGGAGTATCTGTTCCAGATCAATATGCTGTCCATGAATCCGCACCTCGGACAGCTTTTCGAGCTGCGAGTCGTGGATCAATCGAGTGACACGGAAATCGGCCGCACGAGCCTGCCGGAAGTGGCCGTAGCCAACTATACGGTTTCGGTTCCGGGGATGGCTCTGAACGGAAGCTACCGCGCGGATTTCTATGCCGACCTGAACGGAAACGGAACCTATGACGCGCCGCCCACCGATCACGCGTGGCGGCAACTGTTCCAGAATCCCGCCGGAAATGCGGTGGTGAATTTCAGCCACAACACGAACTTCACCGACATCGGCTGGCCGGTGCTGGCCGCCGACGATCCGGTGGCGGGATCCTCGCTGCCCGAAGCGTTCGCTCTGGAACAGAATTACCCGAATCCCTTCAATCCCTCGACCAACATCGCCTTCGATCTTGCCGAGCCGGGGCTGGTGCGACTCAGCGTTTTCAATATTCTGGGTGAACACGTAGCCGAGCTCGCGCGCGGGCCGATGGCGGCGGGACGGCATTTGGTAAGTTTCGACGGATCGGGTTTGGCCACCGGAATGTATGTCTATCGGCTGGAGGTTGACGGCTGGGCCGCTGAGAGAAGGATGATGCTGACGAAGTAGTCGTGACTACTCTGAGACGGATGAGGACGGCCCAGCCGTGTTTCTTGAAGGGCGAGCGCTTTGCTCGCCCTTTGTTATTTCACGAGTTCCCGCATTGGGCCACTTGTACCCGCCATTGCCTTGCCGCCTTTCAATTTCGGAAGAATCTTGTATATTGTGTGGTTAGGAATTTCCGCCGGAATTGCGAGAGACGGACTTGCCCTTAGACCTCGGCCCCAACAAGTGGCGGATTTTGCGCGAGCGGCTGCCCAAACTCTATGGGCTTCTCGATCCCTGCCGGCTCTGTCCGCGAAGATGCGGCGTGCATCGAACGAGCGGAGAACTCGGCGAGTGCGGGATGGGCGGAGAGCTGATGGTGTCGTCGGTGGGACTGCATTTCGGGGAAGAATCGCCGATCTCCGGTCATCGCGGTTCGGGAACGATCTTTCTGTCCGGCTGCAACCTCCACTGCGTGTTCTGCCAGAACTGGACGATCAGTCAGCTTGCCGAGGGCGAACGAGTGACTGTTGCTGAGCTGGCTGAAGCGATGCTCGGGCTGGAGCGGAGCGGAGCGCACAACATCAACTGGGTTTCGCCGACCCACATGGTGCCGATGCTGATGGAGGCCTTTTGTCTGGCGGGAGAACACGGCCTGTCCATTCCGCTGGTGTACAATTCGGGCGGCTATGACAGTCTCGAAGTACTGAAACTCCTGGATGGAATGGTGGACGTGTACATGCCGGACATGAAGTATGGAGACGCGGCGGTTGCAAGGCGTTTGTCCGGCGTAGAAGATTATCCTGCGCACAATCAGGCTGCCATAAGGGAAATGTATCGGCAGGTGGAGCCGCTCCAGCTTGATGCGAGCGGTGTGGCCGTGTGCGGGCTGCTCATTCGGCATCTCGTTCTGCCCGAAAATCAAGCCGGAAGCGAAGCGGTGTTTACGTTTCTTGATGAGGAACTTCCCGGTCCGGTGGACGTGAACGTGATGGCTCAGTACCATCCCTGTCATCTGGCATGGGAACATCCTGAGCTGGAGCGTTGCCCAAGCCGCGATGAATTTCAAGCGGCTCTCCGTCTGGCACGGTCGAAATCCTCGATTCGCATCGTGGATTGATACGGCTTATGCGTTACGTCAGTTGCTATCGTGATTCCCGCACGCTGCGCGCCGCTTTCACGGCGGTGCAGGTGATGGTGCTGGTGGCTCCCGTGTCCATCATCGCCTTTGTCGTCATCACGCTTCACAATCTCCGCCTGGACTGGCGGGCGCTGCCGAGCCGGGTCTGGTGGTTGCTGGCGATCATGCTCATACTGAGCTTGACGGTGTACATACTCGTCCGGCAGTTCTTCCGGCGGCATCTCACACTCACCGTAGACGTGACCGCCGAGGGAATTCATCACCTGGCTCCCCCGCCCGTCCGGACGATTCTCTGGCGGGACATGGTGCTGGTTCGTCGCATTCCCTACGGTAAGGGAATTGTCGCCCTGCAACTGCGAACGCGCACTCAGCGATACACGCTCTCACCCCAGCTGGTTCCCGATTCGCCCGATGCGCCGCGTTTGCGGGTAGGGCCGCGGGGACAATTCTGGGAGTATCCCAGCGGCGAGGTCGAGCCTTGCGATCTGAAGCACAGCTATGCCTATCGCCTCATCCGTGAGCATCGCCCCGACTTGCTTTCCCGGTAGCATCTTTCCTCCCTTTAGCAAAGGGGGGGATGAAGGGGGATCGCAAGAAGACCTGAAAAACCACTCCCGGTGGTGACTCTCCAGAGTCACCCCACCATACTCGATCCCAACCCCTGCTGTCCCATGTTCAAGAAATTCACTCTCACGCACTGGATATTTCTGGGGATCGCGCTCGGCATTCTCGGCGGCTGGCTGATCGGCGAGCCGATTCAACCCATTGCCCAGCCGGTGGGGGACATCTTTCTGCGGCTGCTCAAGATGATCATCGTTCCGCTGATCGTGTCCTCGATCATGGCCGGAGTGCTCGGTATCGGCGATACCCGCAACCTCGGACGGCTGGGCGGCAAGACGATCCTCTACTATCTCTTTACCAGCACGATTGCGATTCTGACCGGACTGGTGCTCATCAACATCGTGCGGCCGGGCGTAGGTGCGGACATCGAGTTGCAGGCCACGCCCGAACTGGGAGTGACCGATTCGAGCACGGTGTGGGGACTCATTCTGCGTCTGGTTCCCGAGAATCCCATCCGCGCAATGGCCGAAGGCGACATGCTGGCGGTGATCTTCTTCACGCTACTGTTCGGGGTGTTCGTGACGCAGCTTCCCGAGCGCGGCCGCATGTACTTCAAGGACCTCTTCGACAACATCTTTGAAGTGATGATGAAGATGACGCGGTTCGTGATCTGGTTCGCGCCGCTGGGAGTCTTTGGCCTCATCGCGAACATCGTCGCCACCACCGGTTTTTCCGCGTTCGGTTCGCTGCTCAGGTTTTTCGTCACCGTGCTCTTCGCGTTGCTGTTCCACGCGCTGGTCACCCTGCCGCTGTTGATACGGATCTTCGGCAAGGTTCGGCACCCCTACCGGCATTTGCGGGCGATGACGGAAGCGCTGCTCACCGCGTTTTCAACCGCTTCATCGAACGCTACGCTGCCCGTGACAATGCGCTGCGTCGAGGACAACTCGGGGGTGTCGAATCGCATCTCGTCGTTCGTGCTTCCCATCGGTGCCACGGTGAACATGGACGGCACGGCGCTCTACGAGTGCGTGGTGGCCATGTTCATCGCGCAGGTCTATGGAATCGAACTGACGTTTCTTCAGCAGTGGATCGTGGTGTTCGTAGCGCTCTTGACTTCCATCGGCGTAGCCGGAGTTCCAATGGCGTCGCTGGTGGCGATTGCCATTATTCTCAAGGCGGTGGGATTGCCGCTCGAGGGAATCGGACTGGTGCTGGTCACCGATCGCGTGCTCGACATGGTGCGCACGACGGTGAACATCTGGTCGGATTCGTGCGGCGCGGTCGTCATCGCTCGTACCGAAGGAGAAGAGACGAAGCTGATATGAAGAGACAATTCGCAAGATGGATTCTCGGTATCTGCTCTGCATCTCTGATTCTCGTTTCACTCTCAGATGAAGCGCGGGCAGAGCAATCACCGGCTCCAATCCGCGTGGTGACGTCCACCACGATTATCGCCGACGTCATGCGGAACGTCGGCGGAGAATTCACGGACGTGACTTCGCTGCTTCCGGCGGGAGCCAATCCCCACAGTTTCGAGCCGACACCGGCCGACGTATCGCGATTAATCAATGCATCGGTGGTGTTCCTGAACGGACTGGGACTCGAACAGTCCTTTGAGCCGCTGATCGCCGGAGCCGGTAGACAGGTGCGAGTCGTTGATCTGTCCAAGAATCTGCCAGCGCGAACGCTCGATCACGGGGAGCATGACCATCACGATCACTCCACCGGTCTCGATCCGCACGTATGGCTCGATCCGACTCTCGTCATTGCCTGGATTGAAGAGACCGTGCGCGTTCTGAGCGAACTTGATCCGCGGCACGCCGACCATTACCGCGCGAATGCGGATTCCTACCAGAAGGAACTGCATGAGCTCGATACATGGATCGGCGAGAAGGTCGCTCAAATTCCGCCTGCGAATCGAAAAATCGTGAGCGATCACGACATGTTCGGCTATTTCTGCGAGCGCTACGGATTCGAGCGGGTGGGCGCGATCATTCCCGGTTTCAGCACGCTCTCCGAGCCTTCGGCGCGCGAGTTGGCCTCATTGGAAGATGCGATTCGCAAATTGAAAGTGAAGGCGGTCTTCGTCGGCAACACGGTCAATCCGACGCTGGCCAGGCGCGTTTCCGAAGACACGCACACAAAGTTGATAACGCTTTACACCGGCTCGCTGACTGATTCCACAGGCACTGCGCCCGACTACATCGCCTACATGCGCTACAACGTGACGGCCATCGTCAATGCACTCAAATAGCGACGCTTCGACCTTTCCTCGTGGGGTCTCTCCAGCGGCCCCCGTTCGGCAAAGATCGCTTGAAAGGGTGACTCTGGAGAGTCACCACTGGGTGGAAGTCATTCTGATATTCTCTGATATGAAAACAACAAGGGATTCATGACCACGGTATTCCAACGTTTGAGTCGTTCGCTGGGTCTGCGATTCAGTCCGCACGTGCACGGCGCGCCGATCATTCGCGTCCGCGATCTGCGCGTGGAATATGACGGCAACGTCGCGCTGGAAAGCGTCTCCTTCGAGATCCAGCGCGGCGATCGGGTGGCGGTGGTGGGTCCCAACGGCGCGGGCAAAACCACGCTACTCAAGGCGATCTCCGGCGTGATCCGTTCCGCGAGCGGCAGTATCGAGGTGTTCGGCAACGAACCGGAGGGACACATCTGTATCGGCTACGTTCCGCAGCGGAGTCAGATTGACTGGAATTTTCCGGTGAACGTGGCCGACATGGTGATGATGGGGCGGATCAGCAAGATGGGGTTTCTGCGCAATCCGCGGCCTTCCGATTGGAATCACGTGCGGCGCGGACTCGAACAGGTGGGACTTTCCGATCTGGCGAAGCGGCGGATCAATCAGCTCTCGGGCGGGCAGCAGCAACGCATCTTCATTGCCCGCGCGCTGGCGCAGGAAGCCGAGCTTCTGCTCCTCGACGAACCGTTCAGCGGGCTCGACGCCGCCGCGCAGCAGAGCATCTTCGAGATTCTTGAACAACTCGGCGAGCAGGGTGTGACGATTCTGGTTTCTTTGCACGATCTGAATCTTGCTTCGCGGAGATTCGGCAAGGTGATGCTTCTACATCATCGTATGCTCGGTTTCGGCGCGGCGGCGGAGGTGCTGACCTCGAAGAATCTCATGGCGGCTTACGGCGGACACTTGCATATGGTGGAAACGGAAAGCGGGACATTGGCGGTGAGCGACACGCACTGCGAAGGCTGCGAGTAGCGCGATGCTCGATCTACTCTTAGAACCATTGCGCTATCCGTTCATGGTGCGCGGCCTCATGGCGGCGGCGATGGTGGGAGTGGTGTGCGCGGTAGTGGGAACGTACGTCGTCTTGCGCGGGCTCGCGTTCTACGGAGACGCGCTGGCGCATACGATTTTGCCGGGCGTGGCGGTAGGCTATCTGATCGGCGGCGGCGAGCGCAAGCCGCTCTTCTGGTGGGCGATGCTGGCGGCACTCGTGAGCGCGCTGGGAATCGGTCTCATCGCGCGCACGGCCCGGCTCAAGGAAGACACGGCGGTGGGGATCGTGTTCGCGGGGATGTTTGCGGTGGGAATCGCGGTGATCTCGACGGTGCGGAACTACGCGGTGGATCTCACGCACTTCCTGTTCGGCGATATTCTCGGCGTGGCGGCGGGAGATTTATGGCTGATCGGCGGTTTCAGTGCGGTGATCGTGCTGACGGTGCTCGCGCTCTACAAAGAGTTCATGGTCGTTTCGTTCGATCCGGTACTGGCAACCACGCTCCGTCTGCCCGCCAAATTGCTCGACTTTCTGCTCTTGGTTCTCATTGCGATGGCGATAGTGGTCTCGCTGCAGACGGTGGGGATTGCGTTGATGGTGGCGATGCTGGTGACTCCGGCGGCGACGGCCTATCTCCTCGTACAACGACTGCCCTCAATGATGGCACTGTCGGCATTGATTGCGGTACTGTCAGGCGTGATCGGACTCTACGTATCGTACTTCGTGGGGATCGCATCGGGAGCGGCGATTGTGCTGGTGGCGACGGCTTTTTTCGGGATGGCGTGGCTGGCGCGGATCGTTGTACGAAGATAGATTCCGGCGGAGACATTGTTCCTGCTCGGCGGTGAAAGGTATCACCCTTTGGGGTGGTTTTTTCTTGTGTTACAGGCAGTTAGTTCGGAATCAGGGTCGAAATGTTTTTTGACCAAACGAACTTCGTAACCAGATGAAAAAGCTGAAATACTGAAAGGCTGAAAGGCTGAAAAACAGGAGGATATTGGCAGAAAACCGCCGTTTTTCGATGTCGCTTGGTGAATTCATGGGAAGAAAGGAAGGGCGGGCGAGAAGCCGAGGGTGATGCTGATAATTTAGTCGCTGACAGAGGGAAAGTCAAGGAAAACTGAAAATTTGTTCAAGCGACGGTAACGGCTGGGATTGGGCGGAATTGGCATTGGAGATAGCGGGTGGTGGTGGTATGTGAGGAGGTCTGTAGTAATAGAATTCGCTTAGGCTTTAGATTCAGATATTCCCAAGGGCAGATTATGCTGAGGTTATATCAATCATCGGAACACAGGAGATTATTTTTTTTAGAATTAGGATCATGGATGATATGTTCAGAGATATAGTTAGTTTTTGTTGACAATCATCTGAAATTTGTGTATAGTGAAAACCTCATCTCTTAGGGAAACCTTCCTGCATTGAAGACTGGCAGTTTGTTCTTGCTGATGTTCCAAGACACTCTGCATTATACGCGTCTTCTTCCATGAAACCTACTGGTTGGATAGTTGTCCTAGCCCTACCGGAATTGTAGCCTGCTACAATCTTATGGTCGGGCTTTCTTTTTGCACTTGGAAATCACCAATACGGTTGCACTATAGGGAAGTAATAGGTAATGCGTGGGCATCGTGTATTTGATCCGATTTACGGGTACGTGCATCTGACCGATTCTGAATTTCGTCTAATTCGGTCTCCTCTGTTTCAGCGGCTTAACCTAATCCGTCAGCTCGGATTTGTGAATGTCATGTTTCCGAGTGCAACACACACACGACTAAGCCACTCGCTCGGCGTGCTCCATATGGCTCAGCGAATGATCGATTCGGTTAACAAGAACGAACACAAGGCGGAGCAAGGAGACATCATCACGCCGAAGGATGCTGCAATTATACGATTTGCAGCTCTGCTTCACGATATTGGACACTTACCATTCTCACACGTTGGTGAACAAGCCTACTCTGCAGTGTTGGACGACTCATTATCTCGCAACGTTGATGTCGGGGATAAAGTTGGATTCAAAACAACAGATGCAATCCGCCTAACATCGGGGAATCTCCACGAGCAGCTGTCTGCACGAATAATCCGAGAAGACAAGGAGATTGGAGAAGCATTCAAAGAGTATAATTCTTCCGCACCCCCGCGGGAACGCATCGACAAAGATGAAGTTGCGGCGCTCATAGAAGACACCTCGACAGATCAGAAGTCCTTTCTCAAATCATTTATTCATTCTGCAATTGATGCTGACAGACTGGATTTCCTTAGTCGAGACTCGTATTTCGTGGGAAGTAATTATGGCCGCGTTGAGACCGAGACAATCATCAGGAAACTGCGGTTTGTCCAAGTCAAGGAAGGAAGAACACCTGCGGAGGAGTGGTGGGAATTATGTCTGGATTCGGATGCTGGGCTTGTAGCAGATCATTTTCTCCTTTCTCGGTTCTACTGGTATGCAATGTTGCTTGGCCAGCCACGCATCCTTTATCTCGATCTATTAACGAAGAACGTGATGAAGTATCTCATCAATACGAATAGAATCTGCTGCATAGATCAACTTGACAAATTGACAATAGCCATAAGAGAAAAGAGGCATATGCATGAGTTCATGGAATTGCAGGATTCTGGTGTTATTATGGCGATGCGTAGATGTCATAATGAATGGGACGGCAATGACTCAATATCGGAGTTAGAAAAGGAACTGGATACAGCGATCAAGGTCCTGATGGGCGGGAACCTTGCGCATATGTTTTTGCGAAAACAAGGCCTCATGGAACACAAGGAATACCAAGACACATTTGATTCCTCTCGTCTTCACGAAGCTGAGAAATGCGCGACCGAGGAATTGCGCAAACAAGAGAAGATCGACAAATCGCGAGCCTTTGTAAAATTTGTTCACAAGGCAAGAAACCTGCACGTATGGGCACCTGATTGCAGGGGGGCTGAATTCGAAGAGGATTGGCGTGACCATGTACTAATAAAATGCGATCGTGACGGCCATCCAAAGTGTGTGCCAATCCAGCTAGCTAACACAAATGTTCTACACAGAATCGGTCTTTCTCGTATACAGGATGGGAACAAACCAAAGGAAAAATCTTCGCTTGTGAGCGTCAGCTTCGCAACATTCATCCTATGGCCATCAACGATCAAGGAGGATCAATACTCGGGAATAGAAGAAATTTTGAACAAGTACTTTGGCGAATTAACACAACCTTTTCATGAGGAGCTCGTCAATGGATAGCAAGGGACTTCTTCTGCGGCTGACACTCGATGCGTTACGCGACGCTGGCGTCTTCACGAATATTGATAATTTCGAAGGCCGCAAGAACGTTCAGAAATCACTTTACCTGCTACAAGAGAATCGGCTCCCTTATGGGTACTTCTTTGGCTGGTACCTACGAGGCCCATACTCCAGTGGCCTGGCGAATGACTACTTCAAGGTGGCGGAGGACCAAAGCGATAGATACACGAAGCTCGCAAAGGATAAGACCCTATCTGAAAGCATTAGAGACAAAATAAAGCAACTGGTATCCCTCTTAAAAAGTGATAATTGGCAACTTAAAGATCAGTTAGAAGCTGCAGCATCTGCCCGGTTTATAATGGTGTCTGAATCACGCGATGCGCAGTCTTCGGTAGCAGAACTCAGAAAGCGCAAGCCTGGGTTACCGTTTGATGAGGGGAAGGTATTGGCATGCCTCAATTCATTAGAGCCCGTCAGTGATGCGAGGGGGAATGGGCATTCGGGACAGCAGGACACTCCCTAATCTCATCATCGAACGTAGCAAATCTAACCTAAGACCGACAGCGGATTAGCAAGAAACCCACATGTTTCGGCATGTGGGTTTCTTTATCTCTGGGGCATTTAGTCTTTCATCTCTATTATCAAGCGAGTTCGCCGATATAAGGGTTTTCCGCGGTCACTTTAAGCAGGTGAAGGGATACCTCGCGCGGCTACTTTTTCTTTTATAAGGGCACGGCATG includes:
- a CDS encoding HD domain-containing protein; the protein is MAQRMIDSVNKNEHKAEQGDIITPKDAAIIRFAALLHDIGHLPFSHVGEQAYSAVLDDSLSRNVDVGDKVGFKTTDAIRLTSGNLHEQLSARIIREDKEIGEAFKEYNSSAPPRERIDKDEVAALIEDTSTDQKSFLKSFIHSAIDADRLDFLSRDSYFVGSNYGRVETETIIRKLRFVQVKEGRTPAEEWWELCLDSDAGLVADHFLLSRFYWYAMLLGQPRILYLDLLTKNVMKYLINTNRICCIDQLDKLTIAIREKRHMHEFMELQDSGVIMAMRRCHNEWDGNDSISELEKELDTAIKVLMGGNLAHMFLRKQGLMEHKEYQDTFDSSRLHEAEKCATEELRKQEKIDKSRAFVKFVHKARNLHVWAPDCRGAEFEEDWRDHVLIKCDRDGHPKCVPIQLANTNVLHRIGLSRIQDGNKPKEKSSLVSVSFATFILWPSTIKEDQYSGIEEILNKYFGELTQPFHEELVNG